TATATAGATGACAAACACGACAGGAagaccacagaacacaggcagagctggattgagacaaggtaacttccactggagcaggacagAGGTCAAGCACACAAGGaatggaaccaataactggcaactgctatcagcagctgccagactatattcaggagtctccgccccttgGGTGAAGACCAATCAAGCTGGCTGACGGGacttcccagccagccactataactcacagagatagagcacgcgcgcctctcatagcaggcacgCGTGCGTGCTACATGCCACGCCCGCACACCGGAGCATGGCACCGCTGCTTGCCGACCCGAACATGGGCGCAACACCATGCCAGAACACCACGGCTAACCTCGCCACTGCCACCCTGGGTCCTTGACCAGCCTCATGGTAACACCCGGCCTatatatgcctgtctgaataagccctgaaggtcATGAAACTAATCAGCACATAATTTTGGACAGAAAAGGTGAATGATTCATAATTGGGATTATTCTTTCAGTTGTTAGGTTTGTGCTTGATATGTTTATTTCTTTCAATATTCACATTTGTCCGCTATAGTTGAATGTACGTGTGCCTTAACTATATTTTACAATAAATACATGTATTCATATATTAATTCCCTAGATGACAGAGATACTGCGCCATCCTGGATCTATTACATAGTAGGAGGTCTTGTCTTTTTCGCTGTATCTTTATTATCCTGCCTGGTGTACAAGAGAACTGAAAAAAGTAAGTCTATTCATATAGCCATTTACCATTGTCCAACCTAGTAAAATAGTGCAGCTTTttactaccctgaaaataagacctaccctgaaaaaagccctaccctgaattTCGGGATTtttggagaggcttgaaatataagccctaccttgaaaataagccctagctgcattacattaaaaaaggaattgttgcctagcaggctcagtccgggTCTTCCttctgctgtctggagctccgctgtgcgtcctgcagtcctcgttcaccgACAGAGGATcatttcctggttatgggatttataagtcccacctctaggaagcgatggctcttattggttctcaagtgctgctcagccaataaatgcagtgctcgatgaaccaatgcgatggctgtgattgcttaatCAAGCtctgcattgactggctgagcagcactcgagaaccaatcacggcCACCGTGTTGTGACGGCGGGattcatgaattggccaatcaatacaGTGACTCAGCGTGTGAgaactccagagagcagcgggagggacctggacccagcctgctaggtaagtataattagACATcttctaaaaataagacctaaaaCCTcttttaatataagacagggtctactTTTCGGAGAAATACGGTAGCATATCCATTTAGGTTTATGTTTATCTTAGAAAAGTAAGAGACATCAATAGTGAACACTTGTGTTGAAAATATACAGGAAAAGGTTAAATTgatacagaaaattaaaaaagagtGGTGTTATTGGGATTTTTGTGATGCATTCAGTGTAATTACAGGTAAATCAACAATTATTCAATTACCAGCACTCATATAAGACAATGGGGGAGATTTTCTAAATGTGCCAGAATTTCTCCAAAAAAGTGCAATCCATGACGTGGTCCTTGTTAATCAtgttttagggtatgtttacatggggcagaaatgctgctgaatgtctgccacgtgtaaacatgcCCTTAGGGGGAGTACAGATgggatggatttgctgtggaatttccatacGAACCCTCCACATGGAAATTCggtggcatttacagtagcagcaaagtggatgagattttggcctccagaaagcactggctctgattctTTAACCCCCACGGGGTGTCCCCCCATCAGTGAACACTGGGATCCTGTATGCGCACCGCTTAGGTAAAAGATGGACATCTGACCAatgccatagggaaccaatggttctaatacacgcgctttttttgcgcacataggtgtgcgcaaaaaagcgctcgtctgactgagtcctTAATGTCATATGTAATTTAATTCATATCTTTTTATAAAATAGTTTGCCTTTTTTCCCTTCTTGCCATTTTCCTAACTTGGAAACCACAGAATGCTCCTCATTTCTGGCAGATGTAAGTGAAATATATCTATAAGGAAGGCACCATAGATACAAGGATTGTCAGCAGCTTCTCACATGACTTAATATTGAAGAGCTAATATGAACAATTAATGTAACATTATTGTTATCTTTCCCCAGGAAAAAGTCCAAGCAGTGTCCCAGAAAACCATGTAAGTGACCTCAAATATGTGTTACAGAAAATACATGCATACAACTTATATATATGCTGCATAGGAACAAAGCTGACATAATAAGTAATTGaactctttggaattacctggatttctgcattgattactaacaaAATGTGGTGTAATTCTTATCGTAATTACAGACAAACTCAATCTACCTGAACTAATAACACAGTTATGTTTGTCttatattgagcacattgagttaGCAACTTAGCATCCACACTACAAggataaaaagtaagtgaactgttTGTATTGAATGAGTCTTCagagttgtgtgttttttttttttttgtttttttttaaacctagcaTGTGGTTGGGAAAAATAATTCAGGAAAATATAGTCGCCCATCCTGGACCCCCGCAGCTCCAGCATCACACCTCCCGTTCTCCCTGCCTGGTCAGTTTATAAGCTGAACTCAAGTCTGTGTGCAGAATATTACAgttagctgcagccaatcacaggcctcagtggtgcattgtgattggctgcagctgtctgtGACAGAACTGTTTTCAttcattccatctccaaaaaaatgcaataaaagaaagtacttcataatggtaccaatataaattacagttatcactcaaaatactaGCTATGAAAGGGCTTAATCAatagaaaatgttaaaaagttattGGTCTTTGAATTCAGCAATgcgaaaaataaatacatttccaaaatagtgttaaaaaggactttaaaaaataattacGTTTTTACAAATATTTACAAACCTCTTTTAAGGGTTATCTTAAAAGTATATTTAATTCAATCCAATATTATGAATTGTAAAACTTACCAATATTGTTTGTGTCATGAAGATCCTCCGTTTCAGCATTCTGaaatatggttaaaggggttgtcccgcgctgaacgggggggctattgaaaaaaaaaaaaaacccgtttcggcgcgggacaacccctttaaccatatttCAGAATGCTGAAACGGAGGATCTTCATGACACAAACAATATTGGTAAGTTTTATAATTCATAATATTGGATTGAATTAAATATACTTTTAAGATAACCCTTAaaagagacaaacccgatgcaggggtaaaaaaaaccaaaaacgtccagtacttacccaaatccccgcgctgcggcgacttcttccttaccttgcgaagatggccgccgggatcttcacccacggtggaccgcaggtcttctcccatggtgcactgtgggctctgtgcgttccattgccgattccagcctcctgattggctggaatcggcacacgtgacggggcggagctacgaggagcagctctccggcacgagcggccccattcagaaggagaagcccggactgcgcaagcgcgtctaatcgggcgattaaacgctgaaattagacggctccatggagacgaggacgctagcaacggagcaggtaagtgaataacttctgtttggctcatatttaatgcacgatgtatattacaaagtgcattaatatggccatacagaagtgtatagacccacttgctttcgcgggacaacccctttaagtaactctGAATACTTTATTTGTATCCTGGACTAATGAAGTTTTTGTTTTATGGTTATGTGATACTTTCTGAGTGTTCACAGAGCCAAGAATACTTAAAGTCACTATCTATGTGACATTTTCTCCTCATTAGAAGCAACCCCTGAGCAAAATGTCATttaggcttttacccactagcgttttttttaaagagaaataCAACGTAAATGACCCCCaggggtcttatatgacatcatgagggttccagatggtaaaaaaaatagttataaaaataataataaatttaaaaaaaaatagagtaaaaatatatatgagccaatgccaaccaaaactgtcctGTATGCACACTGTAATCCGAAACTGAACATATTATatgtcaaaatgtctgaaacaaaatgaggaacccacccctatactttattttaccataaatatcctttttttttctttttttttaatataaatttgaAGGAAAagttctttagtagagatgagcgaacgtgttcttaacgaacacttacgctcccggacaccggctttgccgaggacttcagtgtccgcgcgtaaagcttcggggggcgccggggggcggggagaggcgcggcggcgctggcggcagcagcggggaacaggggggagccttctctctctccctctcccccccactccccgccgcacccccccgcgctgccacggcgacccccgaacttttttcgcccgagcacggaattgctcgcaaagttcggtgttcgggcgaaaaggggcggagccgatcacgttcgctcatctctattctttagctttttacccccaataaaataaaaatcggaaaaaaagtcagtgaaaaaagatattaaaaaatatccCTATATGTCACGGTAAAAAAACTTTTGgaagctgaagggaaaaaaatagggcattaaaACCACTACAtgcgtaaaatccctaaaaagtgtctggtcctttaggcccaaaacagcctggtccttaaaggggttcactGATAGGAAAGTTGTACAGTCCAAACATAAGCTCAAATGAAGACTCATGAAAATTGTAGTTTTTAGCCCGGAACAGGTGCAGCAGGACTGTCTATTACAGTTGCTTAAGTAAATAAGAGCAGAATGATGGAGTGCAACAGGTCAGGGCATGAGCATGTAAAATCAGTTAACAGGACTCTGCTTTCATGCAAAATACATTTTCTTCATGAAACATGATTTCTCTTGTAAGTTAAAAATAATCCTTTGTATTACAATGCATCTCCATTGTTGTGGGCCTTCACAGCATTGCGCTCTCCAAAGCTTCTTTGAATTATTATACAACTCCCATTCTGCCATTATGCTGCTGGCTGTAATGTAGAAAAATTCAAACTTGACTTCCAAGATGAAAGTTTGCTTAGATTCGTTGTTACATCAACATTATGTCTACAAGTCCCATGCCCGGTATTCATTTTAGTTACTAATTTAGTTGTTTTAAAGGGGCCGTTCCAAAAAAAATGGTGGTGTTCATAGATAAATGCAACCCATAATTCTACACATTTTATGTGTTTACACTAAttcaaaaaatgtttctatccccagatattcccaaaataatgttagaatagcgccacctgctgtttctattctgtgtccacctcagtaattatTCCACCTGCTATGTTTTGCTTCCCTCTCGgctccactgggtatgtggagggatccctggtgtggtgagcggctgcttctgaggTTGCTGCGTCTTCTCTAATTTCAGAAGCGATGTGACTTTAAAAATTTTATAAAATCAACAAAAatctttaaaatatattttaaaccagtttcacacctgcgtattacAAGCACATTTACGTGCCCATAATATCCATGACAGCAGGTTTACCAACGCAACCTCAGAGCATAATAGGGTGCTGGAACTGCCGGAGTCCAGGATGGTTGAGTATCTATGAACTTTGAGTTCAAAAATTCTCCCATAATTTGCTCATATGAAACTCGCCTAGTATAATAACGGTAGGTCTTTTTgtggtgacacattccctttaagacatTGCATTGTATTTGTAAAACTATAGAGAAAATCTAAATCTCTAATCAGTTCCGGAGACTTTCAATCATTTATCTGAAGTTAGCAAACAGTATCTTGTtttccaattttcctcatttacagATCACGCACCATAACCCTGGAAATGGTGTCTTCAGAGAGCCGAAAAACAATGTtcctttattaccattggtcCAATATCAGATGAACAACACACTTTATTCAATCTGCGACGATCCAACACAAGCAAATGAACAATTTTTATCAACTGAAGCAAAGACCAGAATGATAACTGATGCAAAAGACCTTGTAACTGAGAGCTTTAAGACACCCTCACCACCAACCATTTATTTCCAGGTTGAAGAAAAGGATCATATCTATTCGGAAATTGAAGCAGAAATGTACCCAAAGAGAAATAATCAACATCAAACCACAGAATCCGAATATTCTTTACTTAGTGTGCCAACTGTCTCCATTTACTCTGCTGCACAGGACCCTTCTCCTTTACCATCTGCTCATACAAGTAGTCTGCTGAAACAGCCAAGTTATTAGGAACTTTTATGTAATGTACCTTTCATTGGATTTTTACACTTTCTGGGGCCTCACATCATCTACTCTTGCTGTATTAAACCATTAGATGTCAGATCCCTACTGTCAGTAATTACATACTATATTTAATGGACACTGACTtatcaaacaacttgtgcttagtaatagccaatgtgataactagcaaacatGCAAATCCTTTTATTTATCTAAAGTCATGCTTATGTCCTGAAAAATCCGTCTACAGCGCAGCCCATTAGTAACAGAAATAAGACTATAAACAGGTAAGTAAAGGAGGGTGATGAGCAATCTTGCCCATAGAACATTATAGAGcaaggaaggaggagggagagaaaTAGAGTCATGCAGACTTGCTGTTACAGCAAATGGTGAATTATCTGCTGTTATTTATTCACAtaaacactgctcagtacttctctagtgttTTATATTATGATGTTATCTCTCAGCATGTGCTACAGAGTTTAAGAACAGAATCTGAAGTTTTCCCCATGTGCAGTGTGTAGAAGACAGCATAACATCAATCATCCTCCAGCTCAGAGAGCGCTAAAAATCAGAGATAAAACTGCagagggaaaaaagggggggaaatGCCATATGCAAGATGTGGTGTTATTACTTATCAACACATGGCagcttaagggctcggtcacacggccgccgatccgcccgtgtttctgcacgataagacggcggACAAATCTCTgcgtgactggctccattgccggccatgtgttctttcttctggccggtGCGAAGAGTCATCCgtacctgcagtgcagcggtcttataatgcagaaacacgggcggattggcgcccatgtgactgagccctaaggttgtACAGTTGTATTTATTAATGGCCAATGTACTGGATAGGCCAACAGTAATGGctcagcaggggtctgctgcctgggacttCGCTCAGTCAGCTGTTTGCGGAGCTAGTGTGCGCATCAATTGAGTtgatttttgcagaaagcagacagctccatttccactgcattGGTATTATAAAAACCACCGCAGTGGAAACAGAACAGTCTACTTCATGCAGAAATTAGCTTAATGCATGCGCACACTGGTCCAGCAagcaatcaatagtttacaaaggGACAACCCGTTTTCAATTGAAAAGTCAAGAGCACTTTAAAGTATCTGTATGAACCCTTGGTAGCACCAAAGTCATAATAAATATTAGGGGTATATTAAAGTACTacaatttttgtaatttttttttatgtttcagtAGATTAGCAATAGCTTTTCTTAATCTTTTAAACTCTTAATGGCACAAAGCATGCATTTACAACCTGTgcattcagggtttgtatggaatgGGAGTGGAAGCCGATCCCACTTCATACAATGCATGTGCCGGTTGTTTTTCACGCCTGACACCAGCCAGCAAGAGAAGCACTCGGCATTAAGCATAATCATGCGGTGTCCAAGCCGAGGGTTTACTGTTACGGGGAAGACCACGGGAAAATATGATggctgtcacgggtggctctgtgatctctcccaaCAGTGGCATCAACATGGCCTAGCTCAGTCGCGTGCAGTGCAAACAAAACGAGCAAAATAAATAACGTTGGTAATTGTCCATAAAGTTGTTGTCACGTGACGCTAGTACCTCTGTAAAATAAGAGTCTACAGTCAAAAAAGTAGTTTTCATAAACTGGAGGTACACGGTTTGTCTTTACTCACACTTTACAAACTTTGGGTTTTCCAAGGCTAACATGCATTGAAAGTCTCAGACATACCACTTCAGATAAACTTCTTTCCTTCACACACTTACTAGGAGTCACTTTTCTTCCCGATATCTAAATGTCCACAGTTTTagttatctgattagacgatCCCCGGGTGACGCTCCTGACATGGTGAAAACATTCACTTAGCTTCCACTTCTCCATCCGTATTAGTTACTCTCACTGATTTTCATGACAGCAGAAAACAGTTGCTCTGAGCTTCAATCCCGAGAGGAAATACATCCCACGGCAAATGAGATAAGCCCGTGGCTCTGCACAGGCGTAAGCAATAGCGAGCTGTAGCTGCCTACTGATACGTCCTCCTCCACCAACTACATTCTCGAACTCTTACTCTCTCCCTCCTAGGTTCCTCTTCTCAGACACTCTGGTCCTCCAACTACGTCACTCAAACAGTTAAAGGAACACAGATCCACACAACCACATACAAACATACAAAAGACAGTTCACATAAAACATTCATACGTACATGCCAAAGACACCCCAACTTTGGGCCATTACAATTGCCGCCGTTAGCCCTGTAAATGCACCTATCACCCTTAATCTGTATTCTGGCACCCCGAATGCCCCCCATCCCCATACACTCCCATCGCGAGGTGCagttcagttgtcatggcagtttAGGGCCTTTTAAAGGCCCCCAGTGCTCCCATGGCCGATTACCATGCCTATGACTTCATAAATTGCCTTGCTTAACCGAAAAAAAACCGCATACACAGAACAAAagtaacataaaaaatatatacacagagagagtgagagaccaTTCTATTATTgctatgtttccctttttttctgtattttagtGTAACTGGGGCATGACTGTGCTGAAATAAGTCACTGACAGAGCTAATCTGGGTCTTCTAACACCCAAAAGCTTTACCATGTGAGGGGGAACACCCAGATAATATGTCATTGCTAGACCCAAAAGACTGGTCAAGCTGCCATAGTGAAGAcaaaagttgttataaacagttaaaatgctgtggatttgaagaCCAGGACCATATACTTTTTTAAATACGTTTTTAACAGGTACCTAAAAATAAAATCGATTGGCTCGTACATTTTAATTTTGTAAGTGTACTGTATGTTATAAAATGCCAAAGAAGTTATACTCACCTATTAGATCCCTCTCTATTCCAGCACCGCTACTTCAGTCCTCCTATCATAGTTCTGTTTAGATTACTGAAGTGTTGATGTACCCGTAAACCAATGTGAGCACTGCAGGTAATCCCCGGCTTTAGCGGTATATGGCACTAAACTGCTGaggctactgattggctgcagtgggcaTGTGTATGTACAGGAACAATGCAGCTGCAGTCATGCAAACAAAACCTGTCGGGGAGTACTGGAGCAATAGGGCTGCAGGGGTGGGTAATCACACAGAGGAGTATAACCTCCTTATTTTATGACATTCCCTGCACTTACAAAGAAATGTTTTGAATTTGTAAAACATGTAAAGCATGTGCTTTAACATAAAGCAAATATCTGAGGATTTCAAAAGCTGCTTATTTACACGGAACGCTGGATGgttcaaatttgaatgataatcattcagcgtAAACAAGGCTAAAAgtcgaatgataatttgtttgcttatctttCATTTTGTGCTAATGGTATGGTGAATGTGAACGATTCAACAATTTAGTGAGCGAATTATTTTTTCTGCCTGCATGAATGAACGCTGACATCATTCGCTTACGTGAACAATAAATCGCTGCGTCTAAAAGCAGCCTAATTTTCTAGGACCATGGTTTGCCAACATTTTATTGTGATCTGCCCCTACCTCAGTAGATTCCCGTCTTAGGTCATGGGGcagtttttctgcaggagtcttcAAAAAAATGAGAAGGTTTTAGAGTTCTTCTCACCACTGATTTCTAGTGAAAAGCTCATGTGTGAATCACATAGAAACTTGTGAGGTTTTACCAGAGCAGCTGTGACAAGTGTCACCAAGTGTCACACACTCCCTTCCAGTTATATGCGCTCTAGCAGAGAGAAGGGCAGAGCAGAGTTCTCTCTGCATCACATTTGTGTGTTCTGGGTCCCTGCTAAACCACATAACTCAAGCTCGAAGAAGGATAATAGATCTCATATTGAAAGAAGGTGGTTCACATCTGCTCTAAAACTCCCACTCTGCTTTGCATTAGTAGTGGAGCCCAGTATTCACACCGTGTATGGAAGGAAGTTTTTCTGACACATTTGATGTTTGCATTGTACTTCTGAAGGTAGAGGCCCTGAAGGTGGAGTAAGCACATCTAACAAGTATACTGATGGGGGCCTGCAGGCTCTGTGTCACGGTTCAAGGGCATCCCGGTTCACACCGGATATTGAGCTTAGTGTGGCCTGTTCCAGGGTTTCATGTTACCTGTTGGTAGACCTCAGTGGAGGTAATGTCCTGACACCACACAGCAGCTCCATGCTTTTAAACTTTAAGAACAGGAACAAGTAGCACAGGTAGGTCAAAGAGAAGAGATGTCGTAGATTTGCAGGTACATAGATTTCTGGTTGAAGGTAACTATGACTTGCCAGCATTCTCAAAGTTTGTCCATTATCTCgattgcatcacagaaggggaaatcaagaattaaaaacaatcacagaaaaatggccgttacttactgactgaggagtacatatagatgcatcctcctctcaccatgcaggtaggcgactaccaaatggaggagccaataacacctgtgaggacaccgataaaacacccactcacactgcctcctgataatgaggggggtggatgcttggcatacactcccacacatagtggatacagggtgccagaccattctgatatatgtagttcaccatgcagaccagtaacctattaatgatgccatgataattcggcgggttgccctgcatttccatcagtgaaccacattggtactgccaccctgggctccccctggagtcctaatgccacgctgcatgtgaatgatagataataaatgcaaggcattggttggatgttggccaagatacatgagcccactaaccacttcacggttccttgcgttgtagtgggtccctacactaatataaatgcatcacaaaaccggaaatcaagaattaaaaacaatcacagaaaaatggccgttacttactgactgaggagtgcatatggatgcatcctcctctcaccatgcaggtagcggactaccaaatggaggagccaataacacctgtgagggcaccgataaaacacccactcacactgcctcctgataatgaggggggtggatgcttgccatatactcccacacatagtggatacagggtgccagaccattctgatatatgtagttcaccatgcagaccagcaacctattaatgacgccatgttaattcggcgggttgccctgcatttccatcagtgaaccacattggtactgccaccctgggctccccctggagtcttaatgccacactgcacgtgaatgatagataataaatgcaaggcattggttggatgttggccaagatacatgagctcactaaccacttcacggttccttgcattgtagtgggtccctacactaatataaatgcatcacagaaggggaattaaaaattaaaaacaatcacagaaaatggccgttacttactgactgaggagtgcatatagatgcatcctcctctcaccatgcaggtagctgactaccaaatggaggagccaataacacctgtgcaggacaccgataagacaaccactcacactgcctcttgataatgaggggggtggatgcttggtgtaaactcccacacatagcggatacagggtgccagaccattctgcagggcaacccgctgagttatcatggcgtcattaataggtaaACATGGTGTTGGTTTTCAGGTACTGCAAGGGCACTACAAAGTTATTCAAAAGGCATACAGCATCTGCGCTTACCCTCTGGAGCAAGTGCCTTCCCCGGCTGCGGCAGTGGTGGACCACAAGTAGGAACCCCACGTCACTGTGTAACTGATATTTGCCGGGACCAGCGGGGAGGAGAAATGGAACTGACAGATGCTTTCCGGGAGCGGCCATTACGGAATCAATAGTGCGGGCGGCGCAAGCTTTATGCGGGAGCGGGCGTCATGGAGCAGTGATGCATCCGCCGCAAGTGATATGACAGCCAGCGCCCGGAACAGAGCCGACATCGGCGGCGGGGACGCAGGtggcggagccagcggccggcaCAGAGAGTTCAGCGGACGGCCATGTACAGGTAAGCGGCCAACCACGTACCAGGCTAGGCAGAAATGGCTTCCGGGACGGAGCAGACAGGCTGCAGCGTCTGCATCAATTGGTCCCCGCGATGCGGTCTTACGCTGACTGTTACTATAGCTGTaagccttacattatgacatgttcaTGCTGCTTTGTTACTGCAGTaacctggcagcatttacaggtaataatgtaagccttacaGCTATAGTTAAcctcaggctaaggctgcagcACAGGGACAAATGTATGCACACTGTCCTCCTAGGACCTTAGTGCCTTCACACtttcgggagctaggggtgtgagaggggcgttcctcctgtcaaacccccagcttccggtggcgtcaataTACACTAATACCCGAATACAGTACCTATCTCTCCTCCGTTACAGATTCTCTCTACCAACTCTAAACTCCTCCCCAACTGACCTAGTCACACCCAGACTCCTCCATTCCACATGACCGTTACAGGCCAATCATTACAGTTCAACATTAAATATGCAGATGCATTTAGAATTGCCACCACCGGTGATCTATAACAATAATATTTTTCCTACATAGAACCAATTTGCTACACAGTTGCGTGAATACCCTGATACACCATTATGGATAATATCTGAATGTTTCAGTTCTTAGTATCAATGGACCATTACACTGATAACATGGACTGCCATGTACATTACCA
This region of Eleutherodactylus coqui strain aEleCoq1 chromosome 5, aEleCoq1.hap1, whole genome shotgun sequence genomic DNA includes:
- the LOC136627020 gene encoding uncharacterized protein translates to MDFFRILFCVAGFIVRLGTCDICGSYCPSPSLTVSPSQPSYDNGQKITMICSPPNNTDVDGIRFFKNHTEMQSDTKKETMNYYRMITSKEENEGVYRCGYLVRSNGEGKLSYGSNEINIQIADDRDTAPSWIYYIVGGLVFFAVSLLSCLVYKRTEKRKSPSSVPENHITHHNPGNGVFREPKNNVPLLPLVQYQMNNTLYSICDDPTQANEQFLSTEAKTRMITDAKDLVTESFKTPSPPTIYFQVEEKDHIYSEIEAEMYPKRNNQHQTTESEYSLLSVPTVSIYSAAQDPSPLPSAHTSSLLKQPSY